In Terriglobales bacterium, the genomic stretch AGGATCGCCGGGCGGCGCATGGCCAGTGCCGTGGCAATAGTTAGCAGGAACATGTTGAGATAGCCGAGCAGCTGCCAGAGCCGTTCGAGAAGAGCCGCCAGGAACCGCACAGGATGAAGTGTGCCGGTGAGGTTGTAGCTCACGAACCCGGGATTTCCGAACACAAAGCCGATCTTGTGATAGTGATAAGCAAACCAGAGAGCGAGCGGCAGCAAGGGAAGCAGCAGCCAGAGGATGCGGATCAGGCTGGGCGGCAACAGACACAAGTCAACGGGGTGTGAAGAAGCCCGACTATCCTCGGCTTTGAAAGGCCTCGCCTTTAGCCGAGCCGCATCAGGTCCGTTTTTTATTGTCATCACGAGCTGGCGCAGCCAGCGAGGGATCTGCAACTCCTTCCTTTCCCCTAGCAGTGGACGCGAGCCGCGGTTTTGTAGCCATGGACGGGCCAGCTCCCAGACTGCCAGCGCAATCGGCGCGATGATGGCGGTTTCCTTCCCGAGGGCGGCCAGAGAGAAAAACAAGCACGCCTGCCAGCGCTGATCGTGCAGGTAGGAAGACAGCGCCCAGAGCGTGAATCCGGCTGCCGCAATATCGAGGTGAGCCAGCGAACTCTGCGCGAAGAACACCGGGTAGAGTGCGGTGCCGGCGGTGGAAGCGATTGCGACTTGCTGATTGGAAACCTGGCGAGCTAGGCGAAAGACACCCGCGAGGGTGAACGTGGATATAGCGAGCATTGCCAGTCGAGTGATCAAAGGTCGAAAGCCAAGGAACTTCCACCAGAGGGCGAGCCAGATCATTACCAGCGGCGGATGAGCGTTGGTCTGGGTTGAGTGAGGAATCAGCGAGCCGGAGAGCAGCAGGTCGCGGGCTGCGGGAATGTAATATCCGGCTTCATCCCAGAAGTAAGGCAGATTCAGGAGCGGCAGGTGAAGCAGAACCAGGCAGAGGAAAAGAGCTGCAGCCAGCGCAAGAGCCTGCGCTGGTGCGGTGAACTTGGCGGCAGGGCGAACGGAGCCGACGCCGGCGGGGAAGGCCAGGATCTTCGTTTCCCTGGGCATCAAAGCATATTAGTTGACCGGACCCACCGCGGCTAATCCGGGATCGAGCTTGATCTCGCCGAAGGTTTTTTCGTAGTTGGCCACGTTCTGTTGCAGGATGGTCATCAGGGCCTTGGCCTGCTGCGGGCTCAGGTAGATTCCTTGAAAATTGTGGATCTCGACTTCGTTTTCCACCTGCTGCTGCATGGTGCCGAAGACGAGAAAGAAATCCCAGACGTTCACGCGAACTTGCACGCTGTTGGCGTAGTTCTCGCGGTAGTTGGAGTCGTTAATGAGTTTGACGCCAGGCGGAGTCGGAAATGACATGCAGTGAGTGTAGCACCGGGGG encodes the following:
- a CDS encoding DUF3467 domain-containing protein, with translation MSFPTPPGVKLINDSNYRENYANSVQVRVNVWDFFLVFGTMQQQVENEVEIHNFQGIYLSPQQAKALMTILQQNVANYEKTFGEIKLDPGLAAVGPVN
- a CDS encoding glycosyltransferase family 39 protein — encoded protein: MPRETKILAFPAGVGSVRPAAKFTAPAQALALAAALFLCLVLLHLPLLNLPYFWDEAGYYIPAARDLLLSGSLIPHSTQTNAHPPLVMIWLALWWKFLGFRPLITRLAMLAISTFTLAGVFRLARQVSNQQVAIASTAGTALYPVFFAQSSLAHLDIAAAGFTLWALSSYLHDQRWQACLFFSLAALGKETAIIAPIALAVWELARPWLQNRGSRPLLGERKELQIPRWLRQLVMTIKNGPDAARLKARPFKAEDSRASSHPVDLCLLPPSLIRILWLLLPLLPLALWFAYHYHKIGFVFGNPGFVSYNLTGTLHPVRFLAALLERLWQLLGYLNMFLLTIATALAMRRPAILDVEQAAARASGNGDRHIERPRIAIATQLVFAVILIAYLLVLSLIGGAVLARYLLPVYPLVIIICVSTIWRRISWWQAFLGVVSLGFLIGLVTSPPYHFAPEDNLDYAQYVRLHQNAGSYLQLHYRKGPILTAWPASDELTHPYLGYVSNPIPVVHIENFSYAELLLARQAAQDYEAALVFSTKYEPPYGFLLRLPYWQKLQQRYFDYHRDLPPAAAAQILGGHIVWTEASSGQWAAIIEMDRALNAGRVPHPRSYLTNP